The Silene latifolia isolate original U9 population chromosome Y, ASM4854445v1, whole genome shotgun sequence sequence acaacaaacaatgaactaacaataaacataatgaaataaataataaagtgcataaaagagaattagggcagaAAATAAATGATGTGAAACAAGTAATTTAAGCAATCGAAatagagattattattaagaagggAGAAGATGATTACAATGGTGTGAattcggcgtaaagaacacacaaATCCAAGCGAAACAATCCCGAAAataaggttacagtgaagagtAAAAGTAACGCAGTCTTGTTGTGAAGAATAGATAAAAGCTAAGTAAAGAATAGGTCCTAATGACCTAgctaaagcgtgcttaaataggaaaataactaagtttatcaacttaaaacaactcacgggctaattaaagcccacgcaaccagaaaccactcgatcgagtacaataaatccactcgatcgagcaaaacaccagaaaatctactcgatcgagtagaatagttactcgatcgagtaactctcttttcaggacttctggatcgagtaattaactactcgatcgatcaactgaggccataaaaactgctcgatcgagtaataaaaccactcgatcgagtcttcttccttcaaatcagcacaatctcgtcaccgactgccttgtaaaccgtgccttcacgcattccaatgcagaatctcactctggaaaatcccgtctcctcaaaatgcatgcaaaaaggacgaaaaatggtacgattctactattttcgcgttcatttctacaaaacggacaaaacaaaccaaagtagccaattcggggcataatactatataaacagtacaaaaatgcatagaaatacgtgctaaaataggctaaaaagactatacaatatgcacgtaccaattaccataacttgttttgccttttctcacctgaacctcactattcccatatcatttgtaagccctcggctgtgacggacattattggttggagtgtgtgcattagtacttgaattgtctttcatttttgttgcatgcatgctatgtaggtcgcagttaggtgagtgactgtttctctttctctctttcacatattttattcaccctttgcttcatgagagaagagtgaccacgtgagagtccaattttcttggtcttgcaaggtcgataggtcggctatatttctaaacaacttataactcgtttgcgtattgactgcatagctataactgttaatttttgttgcattaaattggttcaagtagacaagttaagctagctctgagttttcatttccattccattagttgcattttagtttactcgaggacgagtaaaaggttcggtttggggagatttgatacgtgcattttgtataatctttttagcctattccagcacgtatttccatgtacttttgtactgtttatattgcattttgccccgaattggctactttggttcgttttgtccgtttggtaggaatgaacgtgaaagtagtggaatcgtaccattttcgtccctttttgcatgcattttaaggagacgggattgttcagagtgagatattgcattgggatgcatgaaggaacggtctacggagcagtcggtcacgagtttgagctgttttggaggaaggacactcgatcgagctgttttgttactcgatcgagtggtttctatggctgagGTTGGTTGATCGAGTAGTattatactcgatcaagaagagctggaattaggatttgctcgatcgagtaacaattttggtcgatcgagtagatattttggagaagtactcgatcgagttgtttcagattactcgatcgagttgttttggctgtcatgggctttaattagtccgtgaacgtgttttagcttatggacttagtaatttttctatataaacgcataataactaggtcattagcattaAGTTTTTCTCTTATCATTTTCATCTTTCACAGTAAAGACtgcgttgctttctctctttcactgtaactttgttttcggggttatttagctcggatttgtttgttctttacgccggattcttgcgattgtaatctctttctccctttttaatattaatctttcatttattcatcttagTTACTTGTTTTGCTCttccttaatttctgccctaatctttgtttatgcattttaattattatttcatcatgctttatattagttatttcaatattgttattattgacaacattagcgatatgagtaactaaatcatttcatgttgagattaggggatctacggtagaaatgtgacgatatagtgaataggttagatgaattaattgtgagattctgtccccatagcaatataactgtatttaccgacttagttcagtgcacgcttctgagtcacctttttaatctggttaaatttaatcctggatcggaagattggactaaatagacctgctatgaacagtagactaccctgacgaggacggaagttaagttagtgggaatctagggtagaaaatggaccggaaggacctttccatatccgtctcgcagtaatttatctaagttgtttacagtttagtcattggactaccgtagtgaaccgaaatcctgatatGTCCCCTCTCTATTGTTAGTTTAATCTCattttctgcctttattgctctttccttgtttctcttccttttacaccTTTTGTTTAGAACACCAATTACaaaacccccccatttgtgaccaaatagacggacctttacaTATATCTTGCCTCTCTGGGGatatcgacctgacttccctagctatatagttagtttagttagttatttttgataggtatatgaCAACCCTCTCAGCTATGTTGATCATGAgttcttttttaaaaaaataaacaaaattgcAGAGCAAAGTCTGATGGTGCTCTTTGATTCGCGAAATTTAGGGCAAATTTAAGGTGCCAGAGCCCGCAGTCCACACTTTTCATACAAATGAACTCTAACTTTTATTGTTGACCTTTTAAATTTGAGTAGATATCCTTACATTGTTATCAGAAAATGCCAATCTGAAGAGACATATCAGAACATTCAAGTGAACAACGGATGCAAGTCAGTAGAGACTAATGTATTTCCTGCCGTGTTACAAGGTTATTGGAACTGTTAATAGCTAAACATTCCAGGGAAGTTACCAGTTAATCTAAATACAAAAAATGTGAGAAGGGGAAGGCCAACTGGGAAAAGACACAAGGGCAATGCAACCAGCAACCTTCAAGAAACGGTCAGTCAGTCAGAGCTTCAGGCTGTTACGAACCAAAACGAACATGCTCCCACGACTAGCAAAAGCCAGCGTAGGCGGCAAAAAGGTTTTCTGTAGACACATTTTATGGAAAGGGTATGCCAAAAGTCATCGCCATATCTATAACTTACACATTTTGACAAACTGTAGGTACAGCATCACCGGGACCAGAGCAAATAGCAATACAGCCATATAGATCTCAACGGTCAAACATGTCAGAGGAACCGCCAATGGAAAATGCAAACAAAGGGCAACAGAGGCGGCGCACTACCACAAAAAGTAATAAGTCCACAATATATCTGACATATAAATCTTTACATGCCACCGCAAAATATATATAGCTCAACTGGTTAATTTTACAGAAATGCCAGATGCTTTGGGTGGCAAGCCTGTGCCATTGGAACCTGCCAAATTAAAAGCGCCAACCTATTGTGCTCATTGTGGAGCAAagaaatttgagtttgaattaAAGGGCCTATGTTGCTGCAACGGAGAAATTCAATTGGCTGTTAATGAATATCCACAAGAATTGGTGTAGCTGTATACTGCTTTGAATCAACAGTCACAGCATTTTCAAACATTTTCTAGGTTATATAATAACCTGTTTGCTTTCAGTTCTTTAGGGGGAACTTTTGGGTCAGAAACTTACAAAGGGATATACGTGTTCAAAGCACAGGGGCAGGTTTATCATTATTTGCCAGATCTAATACCCATGGATAGTATTCCTAGGTACTTACAGCTATATTTCTATGATGGTCAGCATGAAAAGGAAAACCGATTGGGGTGGTTCCCTAATTTGAGTAAACAAATGGTGACTCTTCTGATGGAAATTATGGATGATAATCCATATGGGAAGTTCTTTAGATCACTCCAAGAAATAGGGGTCACTAAGAATACGAGAATAGTCTTGAGCACTGATCCAACCAATGATCAACGTGTATATAATGCACCCACATCTGACGAAGTCGCAGTAGTTTGGCCAGATAATACAGCTATGCAAGGGAATGAAGGTCCTCATATTATTACATATGGAAGAGGTTCACACAACAATAGTATTCGGCATTTTTATATGTGTTACGATCCTCTACAGTACCCACTCCTATTTCCAAAGGGAGATAGTGGGTGGCACCAGGGATTGAAAAAGCTTTCCAGCCCAACGTTTAACAATGAAGCAAATTCATCATTTCTGATGTCCGCAGTTTCAGATAACATGCCTGAGTCTCTTATTGAGGCAGAAGTAACGAGTAAGTTCCTGTTTTGGGGAATGCTATTTGTAAACAAACACTTTGTGTCGTTGCCTAGAAATTTATAGAACAAATTCAAGCTGTTTCAGTTTTATAATCTGTTCATTTAACATTTTACAGATGCTACTAGGAGGCATATAAGAGCAGATAAGCGTATTTCTTGTCGGGAATATTACGCATACAAATTCCAGATTAGGCCGGGTAACATTCTGCTGAGAGGAGGGATGATTTATCAGCAATACATAGTAGACATGTATGTGAAGATTGAAAATACACGCCTGGACTTTTTAAGGTTGAATCAAGATACTATACGAGCAGACCTCTATCAAGGGATTCTAGATACATTGCAGCTGGGAGAAAACTGTGCAAGTAATGTAGGGAAAAGGATAGTGCTCCCACCTTCCTTCCTAGGGGGGCCAAGAGATATGAGGAGAATATATTTAAATGTAATGGCACTTGTGCAAAAATATGAGAAACCTGATCTCTTCATAACTATGACGTGCAATCCAAACTGGCCAGAAATAAAAGCAGAATTGTCGCCTGGGGAAGAAGCACAAAATAGGCCATATCTGGTCGCCAGGGTATTTCATGCTAAACTAACAATGCTTAGAAAGCAGATCAAGGAAAAACAGATCTTTGGGGAAGTTGTGGCTATGATTAATGTGGTTGAGTTCCAAAAGCGTGGCTTACCACATGCACACTTCCTCATCATCCTCAAACCCGCATACAAAATTACTGCCCCTGAAAAGTTTGACAAATATGTATCAGCAGAAATACCTATAAATGATAACCAACACCTAAGAGCAGTTTTATTAATACACATGATGCATGGGCCATGTGGCGCTGATTTCCCAAAATGCACATGTATGAAAGTTAAAGATAAGCAAAGAATTTGCGAAAAAAATTATCCCAAAAACTTTAGATAGTTTACCACAAATGGGAAAGACTCATATCCATTATATAAGCGTAGGGCTACTGGTGAAAAAGTTGTGGTCAGAAAAGGTGAGCTTGATAACAGATCTGTGGTTCCTTATAACCCTTATTTACTTGCCATGTTTGACTGCCACTTAAATGTAGAGGTTTGCTCTACTATTAATGCAGTGAAGTACTTGTATAAATATGTGTACAAAGGTCATGATCGAATCTTATTCAATGTTGTGGATGGGACTGCTTCTATGTTGATGGATGAAATAGAAATGTATCAATCTGGTAGGTAGGTGTCACCTCCAGAGGTAGCCTGGCGAAGTTTTGGTTTTAACCTCTTTGATACATACCCACATATACAGCCTTTGCCAGTTCACACACCCAATGGGCAGATGGTAAGGTTTTCAGAAAATGAAGAACTGGCAGACGTCATTGATGATGAAGAAAGGGCCAAAACCATGCTCACTGAATTTTTCTTCACAAATTCAAGCATAGAAGGAGCCCAAAGGTATCTGTACAGTGAGTTCCCCGAGCATTTAGTAtggaatgataaaaaaaaattctgGAAACCAAGGGATCGTGGAGTGGTTGTTGAAAGGGTTGCGCATGCTTCTCCAGGAGAAGGGGAGCGCTATTACATAAGGTTGCTTCTAGCGCACGTTAGAGGCCCTAAGTCATTTGAAGACCTGAAGACAGGGGACGACATTTGCTACGTCTTATTTCAAGAAGCGGCGTTAAAAAGAGGAATACTTGAAGAAGATAACGCTGCAGATATGTGCATGGACGAAGTTGTGCAAGTGGAGATGCCAAATGCTCTTAGGAGACTGTTTGCAACTATACTTATTTTCAGCTGCCCAAACAATCCTGCTGAATTCTGGGATAAATATTACGTCCCACTCTCGGAATATTTTCGAAAGAAGTTCCCTGGGGAGCATGGAAAGGTATTGCAGCTGACAGCAGGGAAGGTGGAGCAGTTTTTGAGGGCATGGGGAAGACGTTTACCCAATTTGGGTTGGACCATTTATACTTTGAACAAGAAACAATATTACAGTGTACAAGGGATATCAGTGATGCTTTGAACGCTCCAGTGCCCCTTCTACAGCTCGCCTCTCAAAAACAGTTAAATGTTCAGCAACGCACTGCGTATAAGGCAATCAATGAACATGTAAAGGCTGCAAAAGGAGGAGTTTTTTTTATAGATGGACCAGGTGGTACTGGGAAAACTTTATTGTATGGAGCTTTTTATGTGAAGGTCTGTTCAATAGGTAAAATATACTTACCAACAACTACCTCTGGAATAGCTACATCAAATTTGCCCACAGGCAGAACCACCCATTCCAGGTTTAAGATCCCTCTTGATACTGAAGAGACGTTAACGTGCGATGTCCCTAAAAAAGGAGGGTTGGCATGCTTAATAAGGGAAGCTGCATTGATCATTTGGGATGAAGTTTCAATGGCGAAAAGGGAGAATATTGAGGCTGTAAATATGTTATTCCAAGATGTATGCAATAGTTCACAGTTATTTGGTGGCAAGGTAATAGTTTTTGGGGGAGACTTTCGCTAAGTGCTGCCTGTTCTTCCAAGGCGTACAGATCAAGAAGCAGTTGAAGCAAGCATTGTTAGTTCTCCTATCTGGCCACAACTAACCAAATTTTGGTTAACTGAGAATATAAGGGCAAGGGAAGACCCTGAATTTTCAGAGTTTCTACTGAAGTTGGGGAATGGGGAGTTGCAGACATAAGAAAGCAGTTTAGTGTCCCTGCCACAACAGTTGattcttgaaaaaaaaaaagaatgaacaACCAGAACAGACCTTGATTGACAATGTTTTCCCAGAGATTAAGCAAACCAGTTTTACCCCAGAAATTTTCAACGACCGAGCCATTTTGACTCCATGGAATGTTGATGTTGACTCTATAAATAGTATGCTTATTGATCAATTCCCTAGAACAAAGGACATTTACCATAGTTTTGATAGCGTTGTTGATAACAACTCAAATGTATATCCGGCTGAATTTCTAAACTCCCTGTGCCCCGCTGGAATGTCACAACATGAATTAATTTTGAAGGAAGATTCACCAGATATATTATTACGAAATTTGGATCATGCAGTGGGTCTATGCAATGGTACGCGCCTCATATGCAAGCGGTTTTTCCCAAACATGATTGAGTGTGAAATTTCAACTGGATTTTTTAAAGGAGAGCGTGTTTTCCTTCCTAGGATTACACTCAAACCATCTAAGAATTCTCGATTTCTAATTAATTTCCAGAGAAAACAGTTCCCTATTAAGTTAAGCTTTGCTATGACAATAGATAAGGCACAAGGACAGACTTTGCAACGCGTGGGTGTACACCTGCCTAGATCCTGCTTTTCGGATGGACAATTATACGTTGCATTATTAAGAGCACGGCCAGCTAAAGACTTGAAAGTACTGCATAATCCAGCCGCAGGTGATGTTAATGGGAATTCGGTGCGGAATGTGGTGTCATTTGAGGTACTGAGAAGAGCAGGGTTTAGGGGAATTTGACAAGTAATGAAACGGATTTCATTATGCTTCTACATTGTAAATGCTCCATTTACATATATATGGTACCATCAGCTGCTAACCAATTTAAAATGGTTACCTAATTACAGGTTGCAGGAACATCAAAATGAAGCCAATCCGTATTACTCAGGGCTATACAAATCACACAAGGACATTCATCAGCAAAAATTGTTAAGAAATGTCCTTATTTGCTTTGTAGAAATGCCTAGGACTTTTGTGGGATTTGGTTTCAAATGCTTTTTTGGGTTTAGGAGGGAATGCTAATATATTTCGAAACTGTATCAATATTGTTTTAGGGTCTATAATTGTAAGGCAAATAGAGTCCAAACATTCTGTATTTTGGTCTTCAAAATGAATGTTTAATTGTCATTAGTTTGGCCACAAACGAACCATATAGCTTTACTTTTAGCCTGTGCCAACCAACAATGCTATTCCAGGAATTGCACAAGGGAATCACTACAATTTGAAATGTCAAAATATGTAGAGAGTACTAACTAAAGAGTAACCTACCCTGAATTACCGCGAACAATCATGAGCACCGAAAATATCATATTAGGTGAAGTTGCGATGCAAATATGGTCCAACCGGTAATAGAATCAACAAAATTAAATATTAATTACAAAACCAACCAAGAGtacaaaaaaaaccaacaaagTACTATCAATTTAAAATTTAATAATGCAAAAAGTAAGGTGTAATGGGTTGTACTTGCTTATCTAAAGTTCTAGCTTTAGAGAATTGTCATTTTCATCCATCAAAATGAACAAATATTCAAATGTGGTTTATTTTTTATCATTATTCAACAAAATTTCTGTCAGATTTTGACATATCAATTTAGTGAAAGGGAATCATTTCTGAATCAATTTATAAATTGAACAAACAGGATTTAATTATAATGCTTAAAAATAGATTGACCAGATTATCATGATACTGATAAAATTAGATTATGCTTAGAAAGTAATAAATAAACCCAGTACTGCATTCAACCGGATCAAAAAAGAGTTAGCTAAATGATCACACCTCAAAATATTTAAATGAGGAAAATCAATGGTACAATTGTACTATTAAATGACAGTGAACAGTTCAAGGTATGGACAATAGATTTCCAAAGGTCCTTACCTATCTAAAACAAGATAAATTAACAGGAAGTTGTACTTTGAACATTTAGCTTATGGAAAAGTAATGCTAGAGGTACTGAAGAACAGTGGAAAGCATACACTACAATAGAATAGGGAGTGGTGTACTTGTTCATTTCATTGACAACGCGCAATCAGACTGACAATGGAGAACCCCTACTGCACTGACCTCACAACTGAATAATAACATTCAAACAAATTTGTTACAGCCAGAAAAAAACAGCAGAACAATATTCATCTCAAACCAGAAGAATGAACTAAGGTTAGCAATTGTATTCTAGCAAACAACCCACCACCTCAGGAAAACATGGAAAACTGATTCATGTATATTAGTAAAAATATATGGATGGTCAAGGTTTCGAAATGAAACATGTTTCGATTCTAAAGAGCACTGATTTAAGACTACGGATTAGCAGGCTTACCTCGTTGCTAAACAACCTCATTTTTTTTTGCAGGAAATATGAAACCTGAGAAAAAGATGGTGAAGGACTTAAATGATACGGTGGCGCCACATTCATTTAGCCTCAAAGTTATTGAGAAGAGCAACACACAAATTTCGCCCAAAAGTGAAGGCCTGAATTACCAGAGAATTATTTTTCAAGATGAAGAGGTAATTCCTAAATTACATTTAACTTTCAGTGAGATGAAATGTCAAATGATGTAAGTAAATTGGAAACAACAATTGAACTTGAAactattttatcacaagtatATTAATGTATCAATCCATGAAAATGGTGAAATATTATCACATTTTGGGGTCAAGTATCAATGTTGGTATTTGAGATTATAATTAGCTTGCTGTACAAGTCCAAAAATGAGTTCATAAAAAATATTTTTGACTTCGGAAACACTCAAACAGGTTCAATATAGGTTATGGAATTGTCAGATAAGGCATTTCTTTTAATTTAGAATTAAGGCAGTGTAAAGAAAAAAGTTTCCAAGAAATCTTTCGACTTTGTTAAAAAAGGGCTTTCGTATCACACATGCCTCTAAATTCCATTGGAAATGATACCCATTATAATTCTAATTAAATTAATAGAGGGTGGAAAGATAAGAACTATGCTAT is a genomic window containing:
- the LOC141632403 gene encoding uncharacterized protein LOC141632403, which gives rise to MKLTKYMIAAKTKLTVENQVSVEKFDWKLPVNLNTKNVRRGRPTGKRHKGNATSNLQETVSQSELQAVTNQNEHAPTTSKSQRRRQKGTASPGPEQIAIQPYRSQRSNMSEEPPMENANKGQQRRRTTTKKMPDALGGKPVPLEPAKLKAPTYCAHCGAKKFEFELKGLCCCNGEIQLAVNEYPQELVSLGGTFGSETYKGIYVFKAQGQVYHYLPDLIPMDSIPRYLQLYFYDGQHEKENRLGWFPNLSKQMVTLLMEIMDDNPYGKFFRSLQEIGVTKNTRIVLSTDPTNDQRVYNAPTSDEVAVVWPDNTAMQGNEGPHIITYGRGSHNNSIRHFYMCYDPLQYPLLFPKGDSGWHQGLKKLSSPTFNNEANSSFLMSAVSDNMPESLIEAEVTNATRRHIRADKRISCREYYAYKFQIRPGNILLRGGMIYQQYIVDMYVKIENTRLDFLRLNQDTIRADLYQGILDTLQLGENCASNVGKRIVLPPSFLGGPRDMRRIYLNVMALVQKYEKPDLFITMTCNPNWPEIKAELSPGEEAQNRPYLVARVFHAKLTMLRKQIKEKQIFGEVVAMINVVEFQKRGLPHAHFLIILKPAYKITAPEKFDKYVSAEIPINDNQHLRAVLLIHMMHGPCGADFPKCTLKYLYKYVYKGHDRILFNVVDGTASMLMDEIEMYQSVHTPNGQMVRFSENEELADVIDDEERAKTMLTEFFFTNSSIEGAQRYLYSEFPEHLVWNDKKKFWKPRDRGVVVERVAHASPGEGERYYIRLLLAHVRGPKSFEDLKTGDDICYVLFQEAALKRGILEEDNAADMCMDEVVQVEMPNALRRLFATILIFSCPNNPAEFWDKYYVPLSEYFRKKFPGEHGKCTRDISDALNAPVPLLQLASQKQLNVQQRTAYKAINEHVKAAKGGVFFIDGPGGTGKTLLYGAFYVKVCSIGKIYLPTTTSGIATSNLPTGRTTHSRFKIPLDTEETLTCDVPKKGGLACLIREAALIIWDEVSMAKRENIEAVNMLFQDVCNSSQLFGGKNEQPEQTLIDNVFPEIKQTSFTPEIFNDRAILTPWNVDVDSINSMLIDQFPRTKDIYHSFDSVVDNNSNVYPAEFLNSLCPAGMSQHELILKEDSPDILLRNLDHAVGLCNGTRLICKRFFPNMIECEISTGFFKGERVFLPRITLKPSKNSRFLINFQRKQFPIKLSFAMTIDKAQGQTLQRVGVHLPRSCFSDGQLYVALLRARPAKDLKVLHNPAAGDVNGNSVRNVVSFEVLRRAGFRGI